Proteins encoded together in one Stutzerimonas stutzeri window:
- a CDS encoding efflux transporter outer membrane subunit, translating into MTAKALAAPLLLALALSACSSAPQYADPQMPEGWFSAAGAQAADAETLAAWWRQFDDPQLTALVSRAMQQNHDVRLAMARVDSARAQLRQSRAGLLPSFDLPGSASRQWIENDQDAEPGSPLAEFIPDDDPIAFDSWELALQATWELDLFGATRARRDSAAQQLRSAEAQTVAARLAVAANTAQGYLQLRALQGQRALLVEGIEVARELERIAGLLFHAGEVTRLDVEATSAERASLEADLDELDIHLAEAQLALDTLLAEPPGSTAVHLAASAAVPLAESRIAAGQPIDLLRRRPDLIAEAARLDAAELQALAARRDLFPKLAVQAAVGRSGFALGDAVSSASNFARVGATFGLPLLDYANRGAAIELADAEGEGAYIAFEQALARALEEVERGLTRIAGQQRRHAALSRTREHRERAHRLAQRSYELGEANLSEVLDAQRGALQARQRALEGRAALATAQVALYVALGGGWNAADGAAVSEDQSAP; encoded by the coding sequence ATGACTGCCAAGGCCCTGGCCGCTCCGCTGCTGCTCGCCCTGGCCCTGAGCGCCTGCTCCAGCGCACCGCAGTATGCCGATCCGCAAATGCCGGAAGGCTGGTTCAGTGCCGCCGGCGCGCAAGCGGCGGATGCCGAAACGCTGGCCGCCTGGTGGCGCCAGTTCGATGACCCACAGCTCACCGCACTGGTCAGCCGCGCCATGCAGCAGAACCACGATGTGCGCCTGGCCATGGCGCGGGTCGACAGCGCCCGCGCGCAGCTGCGCCAGTCGCGCGCCGGCCTGCTGCCGAGCTTCGATTTGCCGGGCTCGGCCAGCCGCCAGTGGATAGAGAACGACCAGGACGCCGAACCCGGCAGCCCGCTGGCCGAGTTCATCCCGGACGACGACCCGATCGCCTTCGACAGCTGGGAACTGGCGCTGCAGGCGACCTGGGAACTGGACCTGTTCGGCGCCACCCGCGCCCGGCGCGACAGCGCCGCCCAGCAACTGCGCTCGGCCGAGGCGCAGACGGTGGCCGCACGCCTGGCTGTGGCTGCCAACACCGCGCAGGGCTATCTGCAACTGCGCGCGCTGCAAGGGCAGCGCGCCCTGCTGGTGGAAGGCATCGAGGTGGCCCGCGAACTGGAGCGCATCGCCGGGCTGCTGTTTCACGCCGGCGAGGTGACCCGGCTGGACGTCGAGGCCACATCCGCCGAACGCGCATCGCTGGAGGCCGATCTGGACGAGCTGGATATCCACCTGGCCGAAGCGCAGCTGGCACTGGATACCCTGCTCGCCGAGCCGCCGGGCAGTACCGCCGTCCACCTCGCCGCCAGTGCGGCGGTGCCGCTGGCCGAATCGCGAATCGCCGCCGGTCAGCCCATCGACCTGTTGCGCCGTCGCCCGGACTTGATCGCCGAAGCGGCGCGGCTGGATGCCGCCGAGTTGCAGGCACTGGCCGCCCGCCGCGACCTGTTCCCGAAACTGGCGGTGCAGGCCGCCGTGGGTCGCTCGGGCTTCGCCCTGGGCGACGCCGTTTCCAGCGCTTCGAACTTCGCCCGGGTCGGCGCCACCTTCGGTCTGCCGCTGCTGGACTATGCAAACCGTGGCGCCGCCATCGAACTGGCCGATGCCGAGGGCGAGGGCGCCTACATCGCCTTCGAGCAGGCCCTGGCCCGGGCGCTGGAGGAGGTCGAACGCGGCCTGACACGCATTGCCGGCCAGCAACGTCGGCACGCCGCCCTCAGCCGCACCCGCGAGCACCGCGAGCGCGCGCACCGGCTGGCGCAGCGCAGCTACGAGTTGGGCGAGGCGAACCTGAGCGAGGTGCTGGACGCTCAGCGCGGCGCACTGCAGGCGCGCCAGCGGGCACTGGAAGGTCGCGCCGCACTGGCAACCGCGCAGGTGGCGTTGTACGTGGCGCTGGGTGGTGGCTGGAACGCCGCGGATGGTGCGGCGGTCTCTGAGGATCAGTCAGCGCCCTGA
- the ada gene encoding bifunctional DNA-binding transcriptional regulator/O6-methylguanine-DNA methyltransferase Ada: MLDEDRCWQALCERDAAFDGRFVFAVRSTGIFCRPSCPARRPARERVAFFADGEAARAAGFRPCRRCSPMGPSPSEQLDALVVAACRLLDEATGPMTLPQLAARIGLSPTHLARAFKARTGLTPHAWATARRRERLDAQLPEAGSVLDAALAVGYSGTRAPYAEARALTPAQRRRKGAGETLRNALAPCPLGLLLLAASDKGICALLFGDDEGALEQELRSRFAAADLRRDQAGLGDWLQAIVSQLEEPQRATQLPLDLRGTAFQQRVWQALQQIPAGETRRYGELAATLGSHARAVARACASNPIGLLVPCHRVVGSQNALTGYRWGLARKARLLDREGQGESGA, from the coding sequence ATGCTCGATGAAGACCGTTGCTGGCAGGCGCTGTGCGAGCGCGATGCCGCCTTCGATGGGCGTTTCGTCTTCGCCGTGCGCTCGACCGGCATCTTCTGCCGGCCCAGCTGCCCGGCCCGCCGCCCCGCCCGCGAGCGGGTGGCCTTTTTTGCCGATGGCGAAGCGGCCCGCGCCGCTGGCTTTCGTCCCTGCCGACGCTGCTCGCCAATGGGGCCAAGCCCGAGCGAGCAGCTGGACGCGCTGGTCGTCGCCGCCTGTCGCCTGCTCGACGAAGCCACCGGGCCCATGACACTGCCCCAGCTGGCTGCACGTATCGGCCTGTCGCCGACGCATCTGGCCCGCGCCTTCAAGGCGCGCACCGGTCTGACGCCCCATGCCTGGGCAACCGCGCGCCGGCGTGAACGCCTCGATGCCCAACTGCCCGAGGCCGGTTCGGTACTGGATGCCGCCCTTGCCGTCGGTTACTCCGGCACCCGTGCGCCCTATGCCGAGGCACGGGCGCTGACCCCGGCACAACGGCGTCGCAAGGGCGCCGGCGAAACCCTGCGCAATGCCCTGGCGCCCTGTCCGCTCGGCCTGCTGCTGCTTGCCGCCAGCGACAAGGGCATCTGTGCCCTGCTGTTCGGCGATGACGAAGGCGCGCTGGAGCAGGAGCTGCGCTCGCGCTTCGCCGCCGCCGACCTGCGCCGCGATCAGGCCGGGCTGGGCGACTGGCTGCAGGCGATCGTCAGCCAGCTGGAAGAACCGCAGCGCGCCACCCAGCTGCCTCTCGACCTGCGCGGCACAGCCTTTCAGCAGCGCGTCTGGCAGGCGCTGCAGCAGATTCCCGCCGGCGAGACACGCCGCTACGGCGAGCTGGCGGCGACCCTCGGCAGCCACGCGCGGGCGGTGGCGCGTGCCTGCGCCAGCAACCCGATCGGCCTGCTGGTACCCTGCCACCGCGTGGTCGGCAGCCAGAACGCGCTGACCGGCTACCGCTGGGGCCTGGCGCGCAAGGCCAGGCTGCTCGATCGGGAAGGGCAAGGCGAGTCGGGAGCCTGA
- a CDS encoding PA4780 family RIO1-like protein kinase has product MKTPKRLEPLIEDGLIDEVLRPLMSGKEAAVYVVRCGDELRCAKVYKEANKRSFRQAVKYQEGRKVRSSRDARAMAKGSKHGRKEKEENWQNAEVAALFRLADAGVRVPKPYDFLDGVLLMEMIAGEDGDAAPRLNDVDLHPDDAREFHAFMIHEVVKMLCAGLVHGDLSEFNVLLDEHGPVIIDLPQAVDAAGNNHAFEMLERDVGNMSAYFGRFAPELRFTRYAKEMWALYQQGKLTPETELTGEFAEPEDAADIDAVMREIKATLAEQARREAMRGAEDGEPDEAPEPPWMKG; this is encoded by the coding sequence ATGAAAACGCCTAAACGACTCGAACCGCTGATCGAGGATGGCCTGATCGACGAGGTGCTGCGGCCGCTGATGAGCGGCAAGGAAGCAGCGGTGTATGTGGTGCGCTGCGGCGACGAGCTGCGTTGCGCCAAGGTCTACAAGGAAGCCAACAAGCGCAGTTTCCGCCAGGCCGTGAAATACCAGGAGGGGCGCAAGGTGCGCAGCAGTCGCGACGCGCGCGCCATGGCCAAGGGCTCCAAGCACGGGCGCAAGGAGAAGGAAGAGAACTGGCAGAACGCCGAGGTGGCGGCCCTGTTCCGCCTGGCTGACGCCGGCGTGCGGGTGCCCAAGCCCTACGACTTTCTCGATGGTGTCCTGCTGATGGAAATGATCGCCGGCGAGGATGGCGATGCCGCACCGCGCCTCAATGATGTCGACCTGCATCCGGACGATGCCCGCGAATTCCACGCCTTCATGATCCATGAAGTGGTGAAGATGCTCTGCGCCGGGCTGGTGCACGGCGACCTGTCGGAGTTCAACGTGCTGCTCGACGAGCACGGCCCGGTCATCATCGACCTGCCGCAGGCCGTGGACGCGGCGGGCAACAACCATGCATTCGAGATGCTTGAGCGGGATGTCGGCAACATGTCGGCCTATTTCGGACGCTTCGCCCCGGAGCTCAGGTTCACCCGCTATGCCAAGGAGATGTGGGCGCTCTATCAGCAGGGCAAGCTGACCCCGGAGACCGAGCTGACCGGCGAGTTCGCCGAGCCGGAGGATGCGGCGGATATCGATGCGGTGATGCGGGAGATCAAGGCGACGCTGGCCGAACAGGCGCGGCGGGAGGCCATGCGGGGCGCAGAAGACGGCGAGCCGGACGAGGCGCCCGAGCCGCCCTGGATGAAGGGGTGA